CATTTCTTTTGTCATTAGTCTCCATACACTTTCGACTGTAAAATATTGATACCACTGAATGTTATGAAAATGAAACGCTTGCACTCTTATTTTATCCATTGACCTCAACAAATCACTGTAGGTAATTTTGCCTCTAGTATGTTGTCGGATTTTTCTATAGAAAAGTTGTTTGAGCCCAGATATCTTGGATCATCTTCAGAAAGAaacaatcagattttcactctgcagcgaagtgtgcgctggtatgaaacttcctggcagattaaaactgtgtgccggaccgagactcacactcgggacctttgcctttcgagggcaagtactctaccatctgagctatccaagtacgactcaagccccgtcttcacagctttccccgcgaaaggcaaagatcccgagttcgagtctcggtcaggcacacagttttaatctgccaggaagtttcatttcagaaagaaaatttttcgtgtCACACGCACCTCAGTTGGTGATCACCTGTACCCACAACGGCATCTTATCTTAGGTGTTCTTGGATTCATTCCGATATGCGATGACCAAGAAAGGAAAAAATTGTGATCTTCTTTAAATTAAGAAACAGATAATATTAAGATGcagtcatttatttttttattatttacagtttCACTCAATTTATTGGCTGTAATTCATCAGCCGAGTATCGCCGGAGCAGCGTGGTATGCAGCAGCAACGACGGGGGCTGCATGGTAGGCGGCGGCGACAACTGGGGCGGCGGGGGCCACAGCGAGTCCGTTGAAGTTCTGCGCGATGTACTGCGAGCTGTGCGCCGTCACGACTGCAggcgcgggggcggcgtaggccgcGGGGGCGGCGGCCACCAGCGGGGCAGAGTAGGCCAGGGGGGCGAGGCCGGCCTTGGGGGCGGCGCTTacgcagcaggcggcggcggccagGACCAGCACGAGCTGTCGGGAGAGCACAGTCTCTGTGAGGAGCCACGTAAACATGATAACATGATTCTGTTGTTGTGCTGTAATTGGAATATACCTTCTGTGTGTCAATCAACTGACAGATACGACTGAACAGTCTAATTGCATATCAAGACAGACTCCTCCATTTAGTGTTTCATGTGGTGTAAACGTTTT
This genomic interval from Schistocerca cancellata isolate TAMUIC-IGC-003103 chromosome 3, iqSchCanc2.1, whole genome shotgun sequence contains the following:
- the LOC126176393 gene encoding cuticle protein 16.5-like is translated as MFTWLLTETVLSRQLVLVLAAAACCVSAAPKAGLAPLAYSAPLVAAAPAAYAAPAPAVVTAHSSQYIAQNFNGLAVAPAAPVVAAAYHAAPVVAAAYHAAPAILG